From a single Brassica rapa cultivar Chiifu-401-42 chromosome A01, CAAS_Brap_v3.01, whole genome shotgun sequence genomic region:
- the LOC103873534 gene encoding tetraspanin-3 yields MRSSNHLIGMVNFLTFLLSIPILGGGIWLSSRANSTDCLRFLQWPLIVIGISIMVVSLAGFAGACYRNKFLMWLYLVAMLLIIAALIGFIIFAYAVTDKGSGRTVLNRGYLDYYLQDYSGWLKDRVSDDGYWGKISSCIRDSGACRKIGRSFNGVPESADMFFQRSLSPVESGCCKPPSDCGYAYGNETFWTQGGGLVGANPDCMLWNNEQSMLCYQCSACKAGVLGSLKKSWRKVSVINIVVLIILVIFYVIAYAAYRNVKRIDNDEPAGEARMTKSHPSHFHL; encoded by the exons ATGAGATCGAGCAACCATCTAATAGGTATGGTCAACTTCCTCACCTTCCTCCTATCGATCCCCATCCTCGGCGGAGGGATATGGCTAAGCAGCAGAGCTAACTCAACCGACTGTTTACGTTTCCTCCAGTGGCCACTCATCGTCATCGGAATCTCCATCATGGTCGTATCACTTGCCGGATTCGCCGGAGCTTGTTACCGTAACAAGTTCCTCATGTGGCTATACCTCGTGGCCATGCTTCTCATCATCGCAGCCTTGATAGGATTCATCATCTTTGCTTACGCAGTCACTGATAAAGGATCTGGCCGAACCGTGCTTAACCGGGGTTATCTTGACTATTATCTTCAAGATTATTCCGGTTGGTTGAAGGATAGGGTCTCGGATGATGGATACTGGGGAAAAATCAGCTCGTGTATTAGAGATTCTGGAGCTTGTAGGAAGATCGGAAGGAGCTTTAATGGCGTCCCTGAAAGTGCTGATATGTTCTTCCAGAGAAGCCTTAGCCCTGTTGAG TCTGGCTGTTGCAAGCCACCATCAGATTGCGGGTATGCATATGGTAACGAGACATTTTGGACGCAAGGAGGAGGGCTCGTAGGTGCAAACCCGGACTGTATGTTGTGGAATAACGAGCAGAGCATGCTCTGTTACCAGTGCAGTGCTTGTAAAGCGGGTGTTCTagggagcttgaagaagagctGGAGAAAAGTGTCTGTGATCAACATAGTGGTGCTTATTATTCTCGTTATCTTCTACGTTATCGCTTATGCGGCTTACAGGAATGTCAAGAGGATTGATAACGATGAGCCGGCCGGTGAGGCTAGGATGACAAAATCACACCCTAGTCATTTCCACCTTTGA